The Streptomyces kanamyceticus genome window below encodes:
- a CDS encoding SagB/ThcOx family dehydrogenase encodes MNEDSGLTQFSLGINAYRVLAPEARSVGVRTHQLRFDNLGAEPAAASGSRVAEEFLTASRLRAHDREGVLSAADYFGDSMVTTLAQLDDDPVATHQLTELPASVAATMELGEALMRRRSVRRYSGDPIAAAELATVLRLADGLTAEADVELLRGGHETFRFRTAPSGGGLFPVALHVVALDVSGLDVGVYRYQPVRDVLVKEDGRAGVDRVLDAFTTPGTAIAFDTAAALVVLVASPWRSMRKYGPRGLRFVLHESGAIAQNMHLAVTSLGLGSTDCASFVDDEVHAALGIDGVLRAAVHSVVLGRLE; translated from the coding sequence ATGAACGAGGATTCCGGTCTCACCCAGTTCAGCCTCGGCATCAACGCCTATCGCGTACTGGCGCCCGAGGCGCGGTCGGTGGGCGTGCGCACGCACCAGCTCCGCTTCGACAACCTGGGCGCCGAACCCGCCGCCGCGTCCGGCAGCCGCGTGGCCGAGGAGTTCCTGACGGCCAGCCGCCTGCGGGCCCACGACCGCGAGGGCGTCCTGTCCGCCGCCGACTACTTCGGCGACTCCATGGTCACCACGCTCGCCCAGCTCGACGACGACCCGGTCGCCACCCACCAGCTCACCGAACTGCCCGCCTCCGTCGCGGCCACGATGGAGCTCGGCGAGGCCCTGATGCGGCGGCGCAGCGTGCGCCGCTACAGCGGGGACCCCATCGCCGCGGCCGAACTCGCCACCGTCCTGCGGCTCGCCGACGGGCTCACGGCGGAGGCCGACGTGGAGCTCCTGCGCGGCGGCCACGAGACGTTCCGCTTCCGTACGGCGCCCAGCGGCGGCGGTCTCTTTCCGGTGGCGCTGCACGTCGTCGCGCTCGACGTGAGCGGCCTGGACGTGGGCGTCTACCGCTACCAGCCCGTCCGCGACGTGCTGGTCAAGGAGGACGGCAGGGCGGGCGTCGACCGGGTCCTGGACGCCTTCACCACACCGGGCACCGCGATCGCCTTCGACACCGCGGCGGCGCTGGTGGTCCTGGTCGCGAGTCCCTGGCGGAGCATGCGCAAGTACGGGCCGCGGGGCCTGCGTTTCGTCCTGCACGAGTCCGGCGCCATCGCGCAGAACATGCACCTCGCGGTGACCTCGCTCGGCCTGGGCTCGACCGACTGCGCCAGCTTCGTCGACGACGAGGTGCACGCGGCGCTCGGCATCGACGGGGTGCTGCGGGCGGCCGTGCACTCGGTGGTCCTGGGGAGGCTGGAGTGA
- a CDS encoding TOMM precursor leader peptide-binding protein: MSTRRTSRTVRIKSVYSVVPHDRNTVELRSGVWNPQSITLVDHSGAGRLSTLVSGLDGTRDRAQLAKEAGVTRTELEALIDHLDQLAVLEHGPSTALDAYLDRTASGRVEEATLPSLRVLGGTAAAQVAGLLGAHEQLTVTAPDEHAEQLRLLDECPLDVLEDGLAFERFAERFEDWRGCLLVHVADAVHPLRLAVLNRVALALGTPWIQAALDGPLLLVGPTFVPDSTACFTCFETRVVMNLREGAAYQRYKKALAGNGAAAGEQGDGGTGVLSSLLASHTALEALNMAVTGMTSTVGKVLGVYLPSMEMVYSEVLRLPGCPSCGTVPERDGTEVYFDVRRWVDA, translated from the coding sequence GTGTCCACGCGACGCACCAGCCGCACCGTGCGCATCAAATCCGTCTATTCGGTGGTCCCGCACGACAGGAACACGGTGGAACTGCGCTCCGGCGTATGGAATCCACAGTCGATCACGCTCGTCGACCACAGCGGGGCGGGGCGCCTCAGCACCCTCGTCAGCGGGCTCGACGGCACCAGGGACCGGGCCCAGCTCGCCAAGGAGGCCGGGGTCACCAGGACCGAACTGGAGGCGCTGATCGACCACTTGGACCAGCTCGCCGTACTCGAACACGGCCCCTCCACCGCGCTCGACGCCTACCTCGACCGGACGGCGAGCGGGCGCGTCGAAGAGGCCACCCTGCCGTCCCTGCGCGTCCTCGGCGGCACGGCGGCCGCCCAGGTGGCCGGGCTGCTCGGCGCCCATGAACAGCTCACCGTCACCGCGCCCGACGAACACGCCGAACAGCTGCGGCTCCTGGACGAGTGCCCGCTGGACGTCCTGGAGGACGGCCTGGCCTTCGAACGGTTCGCCGAGCGGTTCGAGGACTGGCGCGGCTGCCTCCTGGTGCACGTCGCCGACGCGGTGCACCCGCTGCGCCTCGCCGTACTGAACCGGGTCGCGCTGGCGCTCGGCACCCCCTGGATCCAGGCCGCGCTCGACGGCCCGCTGCTCCTGGTGGGGCCGACGTTCGTGCCGGACAGCACGGCCTGTTTCACCTGCTTCGAGACCCGCGTGGTGATGAACCTCCGCGAGGGCGCCGCCTACCAGCGCTACAAGAAGGCCCTGGCGGGCAACGGCGCGGCGGCCGGGGAGCAGGGCGACGGCGGCACCGGGGTGCTCTCCTCGCTGCTCGCCTCGCACACCGCGCTCGAAGCGCTGAACATGGCGGTCACCGGCATGACCAGCACCGTCGGCAAGGTGCTCGGCGTCTATCTGCCGTCGATGGAGATGGTCTACTCCGAGGTGCTCAGGCTGCCCGGCTGCCCGTCCTGCGGCACCGTGCCCGAACGCGACGGCACCGAGGTCTACTTCGACGTCAGGCGGTGGGTCGATGCCTGA
- a CDS encoding YcaO-like family protein has translation MPELRTASGLRLVEPPDVQTSRLRRRMHAPLCGLMPQLGFLTRPRYAPRLMVSGGDLTGVHVLRDQPRPKLGSYHIGGYGIRPHESHIRTLGEVVERYAGYVAAVSGAFPVRFAPEADLADEPHFPVGSYLPYTQEQLASEGFPFRRPRPEEPLGWSRLTCLRDGTDTWVPAQLTTVGYVVRDAEGEPWVQPAVTTGTAAHTDPHKAALGALQEMVQIDAAVGHWYGGTRSVRIRPGARSAALLRIIARHCHPLGGQPEFHLLPSADLPGFTVACLIREPGGQIPAVAVGLGIDVRLESAMYKAFLEGVGVRALATWTSVQDHTTGAATDDEAIFDLESNVVLAASPKGARVVEERYGDCDEASADDLPPDPADTDPEACVRTLVRAFHDTGKRLYGGDLTTVDAAELGFVVARFWSPDLLTLPLPSAPTAAHPRFPAYGGFQRHAPHPFP, from the coding sequence ATGCCTGAGCTGCGCACCGCGTCGGGGCTGCGCCTGGTCGAGCCGCCCGACGTACAGACGAGCCGTCTGCGCCGCCGCATGCACGCGCCGCTGTGCGGTCTCATGCCCCAGCTCGGCTTCCTCACCCGGCCCCGGTACGCGCCCCGCCTCATGGTCTCGGGCGGCGACCTCACCGGCGTCCACGTCCTGCGCGACCAGCCGCGCCCCAAGCTGGGCAGCTACCACATCGGCGGCTACGGGATACGTCCCCACGAGTCGCACATCCGCACCCTGGGCGAGGTCGTGGAGCGCTACGCCGGGTACGTCGCCGCCGTGAGCGGCGCGTTCCCCGTCCGGTTCGCCCCCGAGGCCGACCTCGCGGACGAACCGCACTTCCCGGTCGGCTCCTATCTCCCGTACACCCAGGAGCAGTTGGCGAGCGAGGGATTCCCCTTCCGGCGTCCGCGCCCCGAGGAACCGCTGGGCTGGAGCCGCCTCACCTGCCTGCGCGACGGCACCGACACCTGGGTGCCCGCCCAGCTCACGACCGTCGGCTACGTGGTCCGCGACGCCGAGGGCGAACCCTGGGTGCAGCCCGCCGTCACCACCGGCACCGCGGCGCACACCGACCCGCACAAGGCGGCACTCGGCGCGCTCCAGGAGATGGTGCAGATCGACGCGGCCGTCGGGCACTGGTACGGCGGGACCAGGTCGGTGCGCATCCGGCCAGGCGCGCGCAGCGCGGCGCTGCTCAGGATCATCGCCAGGCACTGCCATCCGCTGGGCGGGCAGCCCGAGTTCCACCTGCTGCCCAGCGCCGACCTGCCCGGCTTCACCGTCGCCTGTCTGATCCGCGAGCCGGGCGGGCAGATCCCGGCGGTCGCCGTCGGCCTCGGCATCGACGTACGCCTGGAATCCGCCATGTACAAGGCGTTCCTGGAGGGCGTCGGGGTGCGGGCGCTGGCCACCTGGACGAGCGTCCAGGACCACACCACGGGCGCCGCCACCGACGACGAGGCGATCTTCGACCTGGAGAGCAACGTCGTCCTCGCCGCGTCCCCCAAGGGCGCCCGCGTCGTCGAGGAGCGTTACGGCGACTGCGACGAGGCGAGCGCCGACGACCTGCCGCCCGATCCGGCGGACACGGACCCCGAAGCCTGCGTGCGCACGCTCGTCCGGGCCTTCCACGACACCGGCAAGCGCCTCTACGGCGGCGATCTGACCACCGTGGACGCCGCCGAACTCGGCTTCGTCGTCGCCCGGTTCTGGAGCCCCGACCTGCTCACCCTGCCGCTGCCCAGCGCCCCGACGGCGGCCCATCCCCGGTTCCCGGCCTACGGAGGGTTCCAGCGGCATGCCCCTCATCCGTTCCCCTGA
- a CDS encoding VOC family protein: MIPKPVIINVPVDDVDAGIDFYEGFLGLRLARSLAPDQISFHAPVSSDGILLTVNKRNFPGEGPTVMFAVEDMDAALASWKASGGTVVAGPYDLPLPQKIRDEFRDQFRDSPFYRGEAGDSMGRGASLHDAEGNRLGIVELSEWAHATFALGAYANPVSEEQLKDQSIALARRVPASTQLFDAAGATDATDATDATTERHRPGGPSA; the protein is encoded by the coding sequence ATGATTCCCAAACCTGTCATCATCAATGTCCCTGTCGACGACGTCGACGCCGGAATCGATTTCTACGAGGGGTTTCTCGGGCTCCGGCTCGCCCGCTCCCTCGCACCTGACCAGATTTCTTTCCACGCCCCCGTTTCGAGCGACGGCATACTGCTCACCGTCAATAAGCGGAATTTCCCGGGCGAGGGCCCTACGGTGATGTTCGCTGTCGAGGACATGGATGCGGCACTCGCGTCGTGGAAAGCGTCGGGCGGCACCGTCGTGGCCGGACCCTATGACCTTCCGCTGCCGCAGAAGATCCGCGACGAATTCCGTGATCAATTCCGGGACAGCCCCTTCTACCGCGGTGAGGCGGGCGACTCCATGGGGCGGGGCGCGAGCCTGCACGACGCCGAGGGCAACCGCCTGGGGATCGTCGAGCTCAGCGAGTGGGCGCACGCCACGTTCGCCCTCGGCGCGTACGCGAACCCGGTCAGCGAGGAGCAGTTGAAGGACCAGTCGATCGCGCTCGCCCGGCGGGTCCCCGCGAGCACCCAGCTGTTCGACGCGGCAGGCGCGACAGACGCGACGGACGCGACGGACGCGACGACCGAGCGGCACCGGCCAGGAGGACCCAGCGCATGA
- a CDS encoding alpha/beta hydrolase, producing MRSRITRKASLLAVGLAAAALSALTPATDFVVSTASGAPTAKDPLRPYAQQKLRWKRCDAKGPATFRCATLKVPLDYGDPGGRTIDLAISRLKAGSAKARHGVLLLNPGGPGGPGLHLPVDPLMKYPAEVRRRYDLVGFDPRGVGRSSPVSCGLTAEEQADRPYKAETFAKDVARARTIAGKCRARAGGKLAHLTTRNSARDMDVIRAALGEKTISYLGASYGTYLGAVYTQLFPRRADRFVLDSATDPTRIYRGMFQDMAKAAEHAFTRWTAWTARRHAAYGLGDTPAKVRKTYWDLIARANREPIVFEGQPLTGDAIRADNSTFFHVQRAAERIAGLRRAAKGSDVDPAPSGTPGQGAEAPDDHFLSSAWSVMCADTRTWSHDPAQYRREAIRDKARYPLYGDFAAAITPCAFWQRGSEPQTRIDNGVGALITQNEWDSQTPLFAGRALHRALRGSRLLTVAGGEGHGVLYAPDGNRCADKAATHYLTTGRLPAKDLTCRTPRTP from the coding sequence GTGCGAAGCAGAATCACCCGCAAAGCCTCCCTACTCGCCGTCGGCCTCGCGGCGGCCGCCCTTTCGGCGCTGACGCCCGCAACGGACTTCGTCGTCTCCACGGCATCCGGCGCCCCCACGGCCAAGGACCCCCTGCGCCCGTACGCGCAGCAGAAGCTCCGGTGGAAACGCTGCGACGCCAAGGGCCCCGCCACCTTCCGGTGCGCGACCCTCAAGGTGCCGCTGGACTACGGCGACCCCGGCGGCAGGACGATCGACCTCGCGATATCCCGGCTGAAGGCGGGCAGCGCCAAGGCACGCCACGGCGTTCTGCTGCTGAACCCGGGCGGCCCCGGCGGACCGGGCCTGCACCTGCCCGTCGACCCGCTCATGAAGTACCCCGCGGAAGTACGGCGGCGGTACGACCTCGTCGGCTTCGACCCGAGGGGCGTCGGGCGGAGCTCCCCGGTCAGCTGCGGTCTCACCGCCGAGGAACAGGCCGACCGGCCGTACAAGGCGGAGACCTTCGCGAAGGACGTGGCCCGGGCCCGTACCATCGCCGGGAAGTGCCGGGCCAGGGCCGGTGGCAAGCTGGCGCACCTCACCACCCGCAACAGCGCCCGCGACATGGACGTCATCCGCGCGGCGCTTGGCGAGAAGACCATCTCCTACCTGGGGGCCTCCTACGGCACCTACCTCGGCGCCGTCTACACGCAGCTGTTCCCGCGGCGGGCCGACCGGTTCGTGCTGGACAGCGCGACCGACCCGACCCGGATCTACCGGGGGATGTTCCAGGACATGGCGAAGGCGGCCGAGCACGCTTTCACGCGCTGGACCGCGTGGACCGCCCGTCGGCACGCGGCCTACGGCCTCGGCGACACTCCGGCGAAGGTCCGCAAGACGTACTGGGACCTGATCGCGCGGGCGAACCGCGAGCCCATCGTGTTCGAGGGACAGCCCCTCACCGGCGACGCCATCCGTGCCGACAACAGCACGTTCTTCCACGTCCAGAGGGCCGCCGAACGGATCGCCGGACTGAGAAGGGCGGCCAAGGGCAGCGACGTCGACCCGGCCCCGTCCGGCACGCCGGGGCAGGGGGCCGAGGCGCCCGACGACCACTTCCTCTCCAGCGCCTGGTCCGTCATGTGCGCCGACACCCGCACCTGGTCGCACGACCCGGCGCAGTACCGCCGCGAGGCGATCCGAGACAAGGCCCGGTATCCGCTGTACGGCGACTTCGCGGCGGCCATCACCCCCTGCGCCTTCTGGCAGCGGGGCAGCGAACCGCAGACCAGGATCGACAACGGGGTCGGGGCGCTGATCACGCAGAACGAGTGGGACTCCCAGACGCCCCTCTTCGCGGGCCGGGCCCTGCACCGGGCGCTGCGCGGCTCCCGGCTGCTCACCGTCGCGGGCGGCGAGGGACACGGAGTCCTCTACGCGCCCGACGGCAATCGCTGCGCGGACAAGGCCGCGACGCACTACCTGACCACGGGCAGGCTCCCCGCGAAGGACCTGACCTGCCGGACTCCGCGTACGCCGTAG
- a CDS encoding ABC transporter ATP-binding protein, protein MTAAEILVRVRDVDVVRRRGGARIQALSRVGLEVRRGERVALLGANGAGKTTLTHVMLGLLRPTGGTVEVLGGPPGPGLAAGELGAMLQESGLMRNVRVGELITLVTELYGRRASEEVLAECGLGELSRRQVTQLSGGERQRLRLGLALAGLPRLLFLDEPTVALDVAARGRFWEILNERARSGATVLFTTHYLHEAEQFADRVVVLRAGRIVADGTVDELRSAFTESRVSFRTDEPLPDSMLRGLPGVRTTEERDDGTRVLTTTDSDATLAALYAKVGGTAGTVPRGLTLTTASLEDAVATLLEEEH, encoded by the coding sequence ATGACGGCGGCGGAAATTCTGGTACGCGTGCGCGACGTCGATGTCGTCCGGCGGCGCGGCGGCGCCCGGATACAGGCCCTGTCCAGGGTCGGCCTCGAGGTGCGGCGCGGCGAGCGGGTGGCGCTGCTCGGCGCCAACGGCGCGGGCAAGACGACGCTGACCCACGTCATGCTCGGCCTGCTGCGGCCGACCGGCGGCACCGTCGAGGTGCTCGGCGGCCCGCCGGGACCCGGGCTCGCCGCGGGCGAACTCGGCGCGATGCTGCAGGAGTCGGGCCTGATGCGCAACGTGCGCGTCGGCGAACTGATCACCCTGGTAACCGAGTTGTACGGGCGGCGTGCCAGCGAAGAGGTCCTGGCCGAGTGCGGCCTGGGGGAGTTGAGCCGACGGCAGGTGACACAGCTGTCGGGCGGCGAGCGGCAGCGTCTGCGCCTGGGCCTCGCCCTGGCGGGACTGCCGCGGCTGCTGTTCCTCGACGAGCCCACCGTCGCCCTCGACGTCGCGGCGCGCGGCCGCTTCTGGGAGATCCTCAACGAGCGCGCGAGGAGCGGCGCGACGGTGCTCTTCACCACCCACTACCTGCACGAGGCCGAACAGTTCGCCGACCGCGTGGTGGTGCTCAGGGCGGGCCGGATCGTCGCGGACGGCACGGTCGACGAGCTGCGCTCGGCGTTCACCGAGAGCCGCGTCTCCTTTCGCACGGACGAGCCGCTGCCCGACAGCATGCTGCGCGGCCTGCCCGGCGTCCGCACGACCGAGGAGCGCGACGACGGCACCCGCGTGCTCACCACCACCGACAGCGACGCGACGCTCGCCGCGCTCTACGCCAAGGTCGGCGGCACGGCCGGGACCGTGCCGCGCGGCCTCACCCTCACGACGGCCTCCCTGGAGGACGCCGTGGCCACCCTGCTGGAAGAGGAGCACTGA
- a CDS encoding response regulator transcription factor, whose product MIDRTTLLIADDDEVTRSGLRTLLAMQPGIAVVGEAADGVEAVERARQLRPDVVLMDVRMPRRNGIEATRQLLAESADPPKVVVITTFENDDYVTAALSAGASGFVLKRLPVPKIAEAVRVVAAGEAILFPAALRQMVAARPRESADALPRAALTGREEEVLRLMATGRSNPDIAESCRVSLETVKTHVGNVLTKLGAQNRTHAVVIAYETGLVVPGGAGAG is encoded by the coding sequence ATGATCGACCGCACCACCCTCCTCATCGCGGACGACGACGAGGTGACCCGCAGCGGTCTGCGCACGCTGCTCGCGATGCAGCCGGGGATCGCCGTCGTCGGGGAGGCCGCCGACGGCGTCGAAGCGGTCGAGCGGGCCCGGCAGTTGCGGCCGGACGTGGTCCTGATGGACGTACGCATGCCGCGCCGCAACGGCATCGAGGCCACCCGGCAGCTCCTCGCCGAGTCGGCGGACCCGCCGAAGGTCGTGGTGATCACCACCTTCGAGAACGACGACTACGTCACCGCCGCGCTCAGCGCGGGCGCCAGCGGCTTCGTGCTCAAGCGGCTCCCCGTCCCCAAGATCGCGGAGGCGGTGCGGGTGGTCGCGGCGGGCGAGGCGATCCTCTTCCCCGCGGCGCTGCGCCAGATGGTCGCCGCCCGCCCACGGGAATCCGCGGATGCGCTGCCGCGGGCGGCGCTGACGGGCCGGGAGGAGGAGGTGCTGCGCCTGATGGCCACCGGTCGGTCCAACCCGGACATCGCGGAGTCGTGCCGGGTGAGCCTGGAGACGGTGAAGACGCACGTCGGGAACGTACTGACCAAACTCGGCGCGCAGAACAGGACCCACGCGGTGGTGATCGCGTACGAAACCGGCCTGGTCGTGCCCGGGGGCGCGGGGGCCGGGTGA
- a CDS encoding DUF4190 domain-containing protein produces MNASAQDHAVRNATAPPTAPPTEPPTAPKNSLATAAVTLGVIGLCTSVVFIGGPLAVIGLILGIAALLTAKRTGAGRGKAVTAVVTSSLAIVVSGLVAVFMLWYANKTQECYQPDSFHEYTQCVRDHVNGM; encoded by the coding sequence ATGAACGCCTCCGCTCAGGACCACGCCGTACGGAATGCGACGGCACCTCCGACAGCACCTCCGACGGAACCTCCGACGGCACCGAAGAACAGCCTGGCCACGGCCGCCGTGACGCTGGGCGTCATCGGCCTGTGCACCTCGGTCGTCTTCATCGGCGGCCCGCTCGCCGTGATCGGCCTGATCCTGGGCATCGCCGCGCTGCTGACGGCCAAGCGGACCGGTGCGGGCCGGGGCAAGGCGGTCACCGCCGTGGTGACGTCGTCCCTCGCGATCGTGGTGTCAGGGCTCGTCGCCGTCTTCATGCTCTGGTACGCGAACAAGACGCAGGAGTGCTATCAGCCCGACAGTTTCCACGAGTACACGCAGTGCGTTCGCGACCACGTGAACGGAATGTGA
- a CDS encoding ABC transporter permease has translation MHVLRYAKLDTLCLIRSGYFLTFSVLFSAGFYLMFTVVAADAISDSPDFARDYMLSMSVSGAFFGALNAAGIRLGAERGEGWARQILLTPLSGRAYLGAKALTAWLATLPATLVVFALGALVNDVSMPAADWLAALAVIWGASAVFVVAGLAVGLVAVGEAAQFTCLGVFFPLALLGGLWFPLDDFPTGLRRAADYLPTRSLDQLATLVTPGGADTSWLRPLLVLVCWGAALGAVVLSRSRAAVLARV, from the coding sequence GTGCACGTGCTGCGCTACGCGAAGCTGGACACCCTCTGCCTCATCCGCAGCGGCTACTTCCTGACCTTCTCGGTGCTCTTCTCCGCGGGGTTCTACCTGATGTTCACCGTGGTGGCGGCCGATGCCATCTCGGACAGCCCGGACTTCGCCCGTGACTACATGCTGTCCATGTCGGTGTCGGGCGCGTTCTTCGGCGCGCTCAACGCCGCGGGCATCCGGCTCGGCGCGGAGCGCGGCGAGGGCTGGGCCCGGCAGATCCTGCTGACCCCGCTTTCGGGCCGCGCCTACCTGGGGGCCAAGGCCCTCACCGCGTGGCTGGCCACGCTGCCCGCGACCCTGGTGGTCTTCGCCCTTGGCGCGCTGGTCAACGACGTGTCGATGCCCGCGGCCGACTGGCTCGCCGCGCTGGCCGTGATCTGGGGTGCCAGCGCCGTCTTCGTGGTGGCGGGCCTGGCCGTGGGCCTCGTGGCGGTGGGCGAGGCCGCGCAGTTCACCTGCCTCGGCGTGTTCTTCCCGCTGGCACTCCTGGGCGGCCTGTGGTTCCCGCTCGACGACTTCCCCACGGGCCTGCGCCGCGCCGCCGACTACCTCCCGACCCGCTCCCTCGACCAACTGGCCACGCTGGTCACCCCCGGCGGGGCGGACACCTCCTGGCTGCGCCCGCTCCTGGTCCTGGTCTGCTGGGGCGCGGCCCTCGGCGCGGTGGTCCTGAGCCGGTCGCGGGCGGCGGTGCTCGCGCGGGTGTGA
- a CDS encoding sensor histidine kinase — protein sequence MFRGIRPLLSGSTYAGALFAYCGALASLPLLPFAALPAVAWPSAPVGVQFALTALVWAVLIGAIGLARTTRRVLIACARRMLGVPLPDPVGERRRGADRLRTPLWLLSHVLLGWVGAQLGVLLFVAGLLLPGGWAGAEAGVSVHGWSLRAGSGWQSWAAALCCVLLAAALCLAVTYALRWLAPRLLGPSSGERLALAAERERALAERERVLAERNRLAHELHDSIGHTLTAATIQAAVAGEMLGADPVAARAALRSIEESTRAALEDLDYVLGMLREEKAGTAPARTLADLPELLDRLRHAGAVVEPDLSGDYAQAQGTLSRAAYRILQEGLTNALRHGAGGPIQVKVAAAPDSLELAVVNRTGAGSGTGQGAFPTSGHGLPGLVERVRLLNGEIEAGPDGPEHWRLAVRLPVRLPA from the coding sequence ATGTTCAGAGGAATCCGGCCGCTGCTGAGCGGCTCCACGTATGCGGGTGCGCTGTTCGCCTATTGCGGCGCGTTGGCGAGCCTTCCCCTGCTGCCTTTCGCCGCGCTACCTGCGGTGGCTTGGCCGTCCGCTCCCGTGGGCGTGCAGTTCGCGCTGACCGCGCTGGTCTGGGCCGTACTGATCGGTGCGATCGGCCTCGCCCGCACCACGCGGCGGGTGCTGATCGCCTGCGCCCGGCGGATGCTGGGGGTGCCGTTGCCGGACCCCGTGGGCGAGCGTCGGCGCGGCGCCGACCGGCTGCGGACCCCGCTCTGGCTGCTGTCGCACGTGCTCCTCGGGTGGGTGGGGGCGCAGCTCGGCGTCCTGCTGTTCGTCGCGGGTCTGCTCCTTCCCGGCGGGTGGGCCGGTGCCGAGGCCGGGGTGAGTGTGCACGGCTGGTCGCTGCGGGCGGGGAGCGGCTGGCAGAGCTGGGCGGCGGCCCTCTGCTGCGTGCTGCTCGCGGCGGCTCTGTGCCTGGCGGTGACGTACGCCCTGCGGTGGCTGGCGCCCAGGCTCCTCGGCCCTTCGTCGGGCGAGCGGCTCGCCCTCGCGGCCGAGCGGGAGCGGGCCCTCGCCGAGCGCGAACGGGTCCTGGCCGAACGCAACCGTCTTGCCCACGAGTTGCACGACTCGATCGGGCACACTCTGACGGCCGCCACGATCCAGGCGGCGGTGGCGGGCGAGATGCTCGGTGCCGACCCGGTGGCGGCGCGGGCCGCCCTGCGCAGCATCGAGGAGTCGACCCGGGCCGCCCTTGAGGACCTGGACTACGTGCTCGGCATGCTGCGCGAGGAGAAGGCGGGTACCGCACCTGCCAGGACCCTGGCCGACCTGCCCGAACTCCTCGACCGGCTGCGGCACGCGGGCGCGGTGGTGGAGCCCGACCTTTCGGGCGACTACGCGCAGGCGCAGGGCACGCTCTCCCGGGCGGCGTACCGGATCCTGCAGGAAGGGCTGACGAACGCGCTGCGGCACGGGGCGGGCGGTCCGATCCAGGTCAAGGTGGCGGCCGCGCCGGACTCGCTGGAGCTCGCCGTGGTCAACCGGACAGGCGCCGGGAGCGGCACGGGCCAGGGCGCCTTCCCGACGTCCGGGCACGGTCTGCCCGGCCTCGTCGAGCGGGTGCGGCTCCTGAACGGCGAGATCGAGGCCGGTCCCGACGGGCCTGAGCACTGGCGGCTCGCGGTCCGGCTGCCCGTACGCTTGCCCGCATGA
- a CDS encoding coproporphyrinogen-III oxidase family protein — MTGAAAAGGAGGAGRDLLVYLHIPFCRSKCHFCDWVTEVPTSELLLKESDQPRLRYIDALCHEITERGATLGAAGYRPTILYWGGGTASILTLEEIAKVSAALHEAFPLREGLRESTIECSPETLDPDKLAAFREVGFTRLSSGVQSFDDRRLRTLGRSHDADQARRIVQEAADAGFEDISIDLICGFPGQPPAETYDAVRTALDLPLTHVALYPYRPAHGTVMRRQLGRGNRHIDRDEQKRGYAVGAELLADAGFPEYAMSHFGTPDHLCHSDLAYFQLRSDWAGFGSGATSVLGGRYLSHARGRLLDYNRDPLVFEEEYELASAAIAPRLLYQSLTTYEGARRDWWEERTGRPFDEVMDQRACRTLLDFFASVTTVERDEDGLRLPPDDVADAFIELQYLNAPRQGRTDLSVTAAALMG, encoded by the coding sequence GTGACCGGTGCCGCCGCGGCGGGCGGAGCGGGCGGCGCCGGCCGGGACCTCCTCGTCTACCTGCACATCCCGTTCTGCCGCTCCAAGTGCCACTTCTGCGACTGGGTGACGGAGGTGCCGACCTCGGAGCTCCTGCTCAAGGAGAGCGACCAGCCGCGCCTTCGCTACATCGACGCGCTCTGCCACGAAATCACCGAGCGCGGCGCCACGTTGGGCGCCGCGGGCTACCGGCCGACCATCCTCTACTGGGGCGGCGGCACCGCCTCCATCCTCACCCTCGAAGAGATCGCGAAGGTGAGCGCGGCCCTGCACGAGGCGTTCCCGCTGCGCGAGGGTCTTCGCGAGTCGACGATCGAGTGCAGTCCCGAGACCCTCGACCCCGACAAGCTCGCCGCGTTCCGCGAGGTCGGCTTCACCCGGCTGAGCAGCGGCGTGCAGTCCTTCGACGACCGGCGGCTGCGCACCCTGGGCCGCAGCCACGACGCGGACCAGGCCCGCCGCATCGTCCAGGAGGCGGCCGACGCCGGGTTCGAGGACATCAGCATCGACCTGATCTGCGGCTTCCCGGGGCAGCCGCCCGCCGAGACGTACGACGCCGTGCGCACCGCGCTCGACCTGCCCCTCACCCATGTCGCGCTGTACCCCTACCGTCCCGCGCACGGCACGGTGATGCGCCGCCAACTGGGGCGCGGCAACCGGCACATCGACCGCGACGAGCAGAAGCGCGGCTACGCCGTGGGCGCCGAGCTCCTTGCCGACGCGGGCTTCCCGGAGTACGCGATGAGCCACTTCGGCACCCCGGACCACCTCTGCCACAGCGACCTGGCCTACTTCCAGCTCCGCTCCGACTGGGCCGGATTCGGCTCCGGCGCCACCTCGGTGCTCGGCGGCCGCTACCTCTCGCACGCCCGCGGCCGCCTCCTCGACTACAACCGCGACCCGCTCGTCTTCGAGGAGGAGTACGAACTGGCCTCGGCCGCGATCGCGCCGCGCCTGCTCTACCAGTCCCTGACGACGTACGAGGGCGCGCGCCGCGACTGGTGGGAGGAGCGCACCGGGCGCCCCTTCGACGAGGTGATGGACCAGCGCGCCTGCCGCACCCTCCTCGACTTCTTCGCCTCCGTCACCACCGTTGAGCGCGACGAGGACGGCCTGCGGCTGCCTCCCGACGACGTCGCCGACGCCTTCATCGAGCTGCAGTACCTGAACGCGCCCCGGCAGGGGCGCACCGACCTGTCCGTGACTGCCGCCGCACTCATGGGCTGA